In Archangium violaceum, the following are encoded in one genomic region:
- a CDS encoding SAM hydrolase/SAM-dependent halogenase family protein, giving the protein MPPPISLLTDFGLKDTYVGQMKAAILRVAPGVDLVDLTHEVPAQDVKAGAFLLWSAVEAFPEGSLHLAVVDPGVGSTRRAVAARTRRGDVLVGPDNGLLVPALEQLGGLASAVELTEPEYWGPRQSRTFHGRDVFAPAVGHLAAGVPLERLGRALHHLERPFSFPAPKEEDGCPVGEVLHVDTYGNLITNLPGAMLPARFRVHIGTTTIPEAPHAHYQVVASGEPLSLVGSTGLLEVSIRDGSAADVLRAGRGARVRIEPR; this is encoded by the coding sequence ATGCCACCCCCCATCAGCCTGCTGACGGATTTCGGCCTGAAGGACACCTACGTGGGCCAGATGAAGGCGGCGATCCTCCGGGTCGCCCCGGGAGTGGACCTCGTGGACCTCACCCATGAGGTTCCCGCGCAGGACGTGAAGGCGGGAGCCTTCCTGCTGTGGAGCGCGGTGGAGGCCTTTCCAGAAGGCTCGCTGCACCTGGCGGTGGTGGACCCGGGGGTGGGGTCGACGCGACGCGCCGTGGCGGCGAGGACACGGCGAGGCGATGTGTTGGTGGGCCCGGACAACGGGTTGCTGGTGCCGGCCCTCGAACAACTGGGAGGACTGGCATCGGCGGTCGAGCTGACCGAGCCGGAATACTGGGGGCCGAGACAATCGAGGACCTTCCACGGGAGGGACGTGTTCGCCCCGGCGGTGGGGCACCTGGCGGCGGGAGTGCCCCTGGAGAGGCTGGGCCGGGCGCTGCACCACCTGGAGAGACCGTTCTCATTCCCGGCTCCGAAGGAGGAGGACGGATGTCCGGTGGGCGAGGTGCTCCACGTGGACACCTACGGCAACCTCATCACCAACCTCCCTGGAGCGATGCTGCCGGCGCGCTTCCGGGTGCACATCGGGACGACGACCATCCCGGAAGCGCCCCACGCGCACTACCAGGTCGTCGCCTCCGGAGAACCCCTATCACTGGTGGGAAGCACGGGGTTGCTGGAGGTCTCCATACGGGACGGCAGCGCGGCCGACGTACTGAGGGCAGGCAGGGGAGCGAGAGTGCGCA
- a CDS encoding FAD-dependent oxidoreductase, whose product MHLVILGCGVSGLSCGVRLLEAGHSVELWARELPPHTTSDIAAAVWYPYRAFPQDRVTAWSRRTFEELCVLAGQPETGVLRVLGLELLREHAPDPWWRPCVPDFRRASPAELLPGYVDGYVFEAPVIDMPRYLPYLLARFRRLGGTVLQREVHSLDEAWTAAPLVINCTGLGSRSLLGDETLVPIRGEVLRVAPLPLERFLLDEDEARGMAYLIPRTTDCILGGTAEEGNASLAPDPAQAEAILARAARLLPAGTRIQVLQHLVGLRPGRPSVRLELERVAGRPVVHNYGHGGAGVTLSWGCAEEVTALVAQVASGADPLGSVKNPSSTGRTDGN is encoded by the coding sequence ATGCACCTCGTCATTCTCGGATGTGGAGTCTCTGGCCTGTCCTGCGGTGTCCGGCTGCTCGAGGCCGGTCACTCGGTGGAGCTTTGGGCGCGCGAGCTGCCCCCGCACACCACGTCCGATATCGCGGCCGCCGTCTGGTACCCGTACCGCGCTTTTCCCCAGGACCGGGTCACCGCCTGGTCCCGGCGTACCTTCGAGGAGCTGTGTGTGCTCGCCGGGCAGCCCGAGACCGGTGTCCTGCGAGTGCTCGGGCTCGAGCTGCTGCGCGAGCACGCTCCCGACCCGTGGTGGCGGCCGTGCGTGCCCGACTTCCGCCGCGCCTCCCCGGCCGAGCTGCTCCCGGGCTACGTGGACGGCTACGTCTTCGAGGCTCCCGTCATCGACATGCCTCGCTACCTCCCGTACCTGCTGGCCCGCTTCCGCCGGCTCGGCGGCACCGTGCTCCAGCGCGAGGTGCATTCGCTGGACGAGGCGTGGACGGCGGCTCCACTGGTGATCAACTGCACCGGCCTGGGGTCTCGTTCCCTGCTGGGGGACGAGACGCTCGTTCCCATCCGGGGTGAGGTGCTCCGCGTGGCGCCGCTCCCGCTGGAGCGCTTCCTCCTGGACGAAGACGAGGCGCGAGGCATGGCCTACCTCATTCCCCGTACCACCGACTGCATCCTCGGCGGCACGGCGGAGGAGGGCAACGCGTCGCTGGCGCCCGACCCGGCCCAGGCCGAGGCCATCCTCGCTCGCGCGGCGCGGCTGCTGCCCGCGGGCACCCGCATCCAGGTGCTCCAGCACCTCGTGGGGCTGCGGCCCGGGCGGCCCTCGGTCCGCCTCGAGCTGGAGCGGGTGGCGGGGCGCCCCGTCGTCCACAACTACGGCCATGGTGGGGCGGGCGTAACACTCTCGTGGGGTTGTGCCGAGGAGGTGACGGCGCTCGTCGCTCAGGTCGCCAGTGGCGCGGACCCCCTTGGATCGGTCAAGAATCCTTCGAGCACTGGGAGGACGGATGGAAACTGA
- a CDS encoding DUF2750 domain-containing protein: METEQSHERLQAVLRLPAARRYSYFLQRAVESGEVWGLDGEGWALALDDAGRDVLPLWPAPEFAALCARRLWSGFQPRAIKLEELLDNVLPQLEEEGMPVGIFFTPEGQGHPVSARELIDALRAASGPVA, encoded by the coding sequence ATGGAAACTGAGCAGAGCCACGAGCGCCTTCAGGCCGTGCTGCGGTTGCCCGCGGCCAGGCGCTACTCGTACTTCCTCCAGCGCGCGGTGGAGTCCGGCGAGGTCTGGGGACTCGATGGCGAGGGGTGGGCGCTCGCGCTCGACGACGCGGGGCGGGACGTGCTGCCGCTCTGGCCCGCGCCCGAGTTCGCCGCGCTCTGCGCCAGGCGGCTGTGGTCCGGCTTCCAGCCTCGCGCCATCAAGCTGGAAGAGCTGCTGGACAACGTGCTGCCGCAGCTCGAGGAGGAGGGGATGCCGGTGGGCATCTTCTTCACGCCGGAAGGTCAGGGCCACCCGGTCTCCGCGCGCGAGCTCATCGACGCTCTGCGCGCGGCCAGCGGGCCCGTGGCCTGA
- a CDS encoding OmpA/MotB family protein has translation MPGDSDNKTVYAKGIGPRQGSGGSKPWVPWLVTALVVLISGAAGYFGFNAWSAQKTRAEGAEKSAAEARAQVVATEQARKELEVKLSEQLAVKEQKLSALEDERTRLSTERDQLSQAVQEKEAELARLKATYEDIEQKLKAEITDGEIRLSQAEGRIQVDLVDKILFDSGEANLSERGAEVLARLGTVLSKVEGRSILVSGHTDDAPPSQRLAATFPTNWELSVARAVNVVRFLGEKASVPPGRLVAAGHSDTKPVASNATPKGRARNRRIEILLIPDLPAGKRNEAKADASAH, from the coding sequence ATGCCTGGAGATTCCGACAACAAGACGGTGTACGCGAAGGGGATTGGCCCCCGTCAGGGAAGCGGTGGCTCGAAGCCCTGGGTTCCGTGGCTGGTGACGGCGCTGGTGGTGCTCATCTCCGGTGCCGCGGGCTATTTCGGATTCAACGCCTGGTCGGCGCAGAAGACGCGCGCGGAGGGCGCGGAGAAGTCGGCCGCGGAGGCCCGCGCGCAGGTGGTGGCCACGGAGCAGGCGCGCAAGGAATTGGAGGTGAAGCTCTCGGAGCAGCTCGCGGTGAAGGAGCAGAAGCTCTCGGCGCTCGAGGACGAGCGCACGCGGCTGTCCACCGAGCGCGACCAGCTCTCGCAGGCGGTGCAGGAGAAGGAGGCCGAGCTCGCGCGCCTCAAGGCCACCTACGAGGACATCGAGCAGAAGCTGAAGGCGGAGATCACCGATGGGGAGATCCGCCTGTCCCAGGCCGAGGGCCGCATCCAGGTGGACCTCGTGGACAAGATCCTCTTCGACTCCGGCGAGGCCAACCTCTCCGAGCGGGGCGCCGAGGTGCTGGCCCGACTGGGCACCGTGCTCTCCAAGGTGGAGGGCCGCTCCATCCTCGTGTCGGGCCACACGGACGATGCCCCGCCCTCGCAGCGGCTGGCGGCCACCTTCCCGACGAACTGGGAGCTGTCCGTGGCCCGCGCGGTGAACGTGGTGCGCTTCCTCGGGGAGAAGGCCAGTGTTCCCCCGGGCCGGCTCGTGGCCGCCGGTCACTCGGATACGAAGCCCGTGGCCAGCAACGCCACGCCCAAGGGGCGCGCCCGCAACCGCCGCATCGAGATCCTCCTCATTCCGGATCTCCCGGCGGGCAAGCGCAACGAGGCCAAGGCCGACGCGAGCGCGCACTGA